From a single Solenopsis invicta isolate M01_SB chromosome 4, UNIL_Sinv_3.0, whole genome shotgun sequence genomic region:
- the LOC105200147 gene encoding putative leucine-rich repeat-containing protein DDB_G0290503 isoform X3, whose protein sequence is MSRQEIEMINTQAKLYRKKYKEWKNNSNYLTKLLSKEKQNNQALLKQNMELMEQNQYLKLVCNKRNIVISSVLNNAKKVQKMLGTITGYVTNISMCQKELNASNAVNLSSTSIENKSPNRISTKLPAKNVVKPMVNEHTKPMINLTQVNIENINNVSKPSKLSDIKQEITTPTRSPKINETRSPITSLFSTPLNNENDDTLTVMNKQTLKRKGENTHQKQLSVSDNAETPSSAKHVKVIINVAKEESDNNVPHDLSDKIKVKSQSDNKENKTHADASKKDNVDINNKVSNKDFSWNASMTKKSKLLQNNTQKEEKGSQEDPKSLLNNIVPSQDELEKLDSNVMKSNKEISKATDTLSSEKDAASIADGYESNSYHKAEISIGDQLPAATASNYKRSLDGEDVAVKKKNEKNRTQSLPATLITSSPQDNATDKQELKRKRIRCFSRRLSLSLLPLRKRLRETSSSVEHIEVIDIENDDDTPHELSERINAESQSVNEENKMHAEREEKGPQEGPKLFNKTTPSQEYTEESPKSFNKTMPSQNNEPEKLESNVIKGNKEISKATDMPLSKQNAAPIADGSGSDSNSSCHKADINIGKLLSIAIAANRERSSNSEDSVIQIESDTELMIPKDTNINVPNQSSNESDYCNTMVKLPLNLFNEFKRTSIPYKAKHSSESVKELNTKVQVSFAGNSSTISAVEPRNTQENNRDLSVVKVESKELDESHVKPRTSSNDTSTNNLTFIKDGEDEEKIISRRLTVKQSKNHKYKYTHARSRTLKHIV, encoded by the exons ATGTCGAGACAAGAAATCGAGATGATTAACACACAGGCAAAACTCTACAGGAAAA aatATAAAGAATGGAAGAACAACAGCAATTATTTGACCAAGTTGCtatcaaaagaaaaacaaaacaatcaGGCATTACTCAAACAAAACATGGAGCTAATGGAACAAAATCAATACTTAAAACTAGTATGCAACAAACGAAAT ATTGTAATTTCTAGTGTACTGAATAACGCAAAAAAAGTACAGAAAATGTTAGGCACAATAACTGgatatgtaacaaatatttccATGTGCCAAAAGGAGCTTAATGCTTCCAATGCTGTGAACCTGTCATCTACTTCAATCG AGAATAAATCGCCCAACAGAATATCGACAAAATTACCAGCCAAAAATGTAGTGAAACCTATGGTGAATGAGCACACTAAACCTATGATTAATTTAACTCAGGTtaacatagaaaatattaataatgtatcaaAACCATCAAAACTGAGTgatataaaacaagaaataactACACCTACTAGAAGTCCAAAAATTAACGAGACTAGATCACCAATTACTTCCTTATTCTCTACACCTCTAAATAat GAAAATGATG ATACACTTACAGTGATGAACAaacaaacattaaaaagaaaagggGAAAATACTCATCAAAAACAATTGTCAGTATCTGACAATGCTGAAACTCCATCAAGTGCGAAGCATGTCAAAGTG ATAATTAATGTCGCAAAGGAGGAGAGTGATAATAACGTACCTCATGATCTGTCAGACAAAATAAAGGTGAAATCGCAGTCTGATAACAAGGAGAATAAAACGCACGCAGACGCATCGAAAAAAGATAAcgtagatataaataataaagtctcTAATAAAGATTTTAGTTGGAATGCAAGTATGACGAAAAAATCGAAGCTGTTGCAAAATAATACCCAAAAGGAGGAAAAAGGTTCACAGGAAGACCCAAAGTCGCTGCTCAACAATATCGTGCCATCGCAGGATGAGCTAGAAAAACTCGACTCTAACGTTATGAAAAGCAACAAAGAGATATCGAAAGCTACAGATACTCTATCGTCGGAGAAAGACGCAGCATCCATTGCGGATGGTTACGAATCTAATTCTTATCACAAAGCGGAGATTAGTATTGGCGATCAACTTCCGGCAGCGACTGCATCCAATTATAAAAGAAGTTTAGATGGCGAAGATGTCgctgttaagaaaaaaaat GAAAAAAATCGTACTCAGAGTCTGCCAGCAACATTGATAACTTCATCACCCCAAGATAACG CGACGGacaaacaagaattaaaaagaaagaggaTACGCTGCTTTTCAAGACGGTTGTCATTATCTTTATTGCCATTGCGAAAGAGACTGCGTGAAACTTCGTCAAGTGTAGAACATATTGAA GTAATTGACATTGAAAATGATGATGACACACCTCACGAGCTATCAGAGAGAATAAATGCGGAATCGCAGTCTGTTAATGAAGAGAATAAAATGCACGCAGAAAGGGAGGAAAAAGGTCCACAGGAAGGCCCAAAGCTGTTCAACAAAACTACGCCATCACAGGAATATACTGAA GAAAGCCCAAAGTCGTTCAACAAGACTATGCCATCACAGAATAATGAGCCAGAGAAACTAGAATCTAACGTTATCAAAGGTAACAAAGAAATATCGAAAGCTACTGATATGCCACTGTCAAAACAAAATGCGGCGCCCATTGCCGATGGTTCTGGTTCTGACTCTAACTCTTCTTGTCACAAAGCGGACATTAATATTGGCAAGCTACTTTCGATAGCGATCGCGGCCAATCGTGAAAGGAGTTCAAATAGCGAAGATTCCGTTATTCAAATCGAAAGTGACACCGAGTTAATGATACCGAAGGATACGAACATTAATGTGCCGAATCAAAGCTCGAACGAATCTGACTACTGTAATACCATGGTAAAACTgccgttaaatttatttaatgagtTCAAGAGAACGTCGATACCGTATAAGGCAAAGCATTCTAGTGAAAGCGTTAAGGAATTGAATACGAAAGTGCAAGTGAGTTTCGCGGGAAATTCTTCGACAATTAGTGCAGTCGAACCGAGAAATACTCAAGAAAACAATCGAGACTTAAGCGTGGTGAAAGTTGAATCGAAGGAGCTTGATGAGTCACATGTTAAGCCAAGAACGTCATCCAACGATACTTCTACTAATAATCTCAC TTTTATTAAGGATGGAGAGGATGAAGAAAAGATAATAAGTAGGAGATTGACAGTAAAACAAAGTAAGAATCATAAGTATaaatacacacacgcacgctcCCGGACACTCAAAcacattgtttaa
- the LOC105200147 gene encoding putative leucine-rich repeat-containing protein DDB_G0290503 isoform X1: MSRQEIEMINTQAKLYRKKYKEWKNNSNYLTKLLSKEKQNNQALLKQNMELMEQNQYLKLVCNKRNIVISSVLNNAKKVQKMLGTITGYVTNISMCQKELNASNAVNLSSTSIENKSPNRISTKLPAKNVVKPMVNEHTKPMINLTQVNIENINNVSKPSKLSDIKQEITTPTRSPKINETRSPITSLFSTPLNNENDDTLTVMNKQTLKRKGENTHQKQLSVSDNAETPSSAKHVKVVQYNKIINVAKEESDNNVPHDLSDKIKVKSQSDNKENKTHADASKKDNVDINNKVSNKDFSWNASMTKKSKLLQNNTQKEEKGSQEDPKSLLNNIVPSQDELEKLDSNVMKSNKEISKATDTLSSEKDAASIADGYESNSYHKAEISIGDQLPAATASNYKRSLDGEDVAVKKKNEKNRTQSLPATLITSSPQDNATDKQELKRKRIRCFSRRLSLSLLPLRKRLRETSSSVEHIEVIDIENDDDTPHELSERINAESQSVNEENKMHAEREEKGPQEGPKLFNKTTPSQEYTEESPKSFNKTMPSQNNEPEKLESNVIKGNKEISKATDMPLSKQNAAPIADGSGSDSNSSCHKADINIGKLLSIAIAANRERSSNSEDSVIQIESDTELMIPKDTNINVPNQSSNESDYCNTMVKLPLNLFNEFKRTSIPYKAKHSSESVKELNTKVQVSFAGNSSTISAVEPRNTQENNRDLSVVKVESKELDESHVKPRTSSNDTSTNNLTFIKDGEDEEKIISRRLTVKQSKNHKYKYTHARSRTLKHIV; encoded by the exons ATGTCGAGACAAGAAATCGAGATGATTAACACACAGGCAAAACTCTACAGGAAAA aatATAAAGAATGGAAGAACAACAGCAATTATTTGACCAAGTTGCtatcaaaagaaaaacaaaacaatcaGGCATTACTCAAACAAAACATGGAGCTAATGGAACAAAATCAATACTTAAAACTAGTATGCAACAAACGAAAT ATTGTAATTTCTAGTGTACTGAATAACGCAAAAAAAGTACAGAAAATGTTAGGCACAATAACTGgatatgtaacaaatatttccATGTGCCAAAAGGAGCTTAATGCTTCCAATGCTGTGAACCTGTCATCTACTTCAATCG AGAATAAATCGCCCAACAGAATATCGACAAAATTACCAGCCAAAAATGTAGTGAAACCTATGGTGAATGAGCACACTAAACCTATGATTAATTTAACTCAGGTtaacatagaaaatattaataatgtatcaaAACCATCAAAACTGAGTgatataaaacaagaaataactACACCTACTAGAAGTCCAAAAATTAACGAGACTAGATCACCAATTACTTCCTTATTCTCTACACCTCTAAATAat GAAAATGATG ATACACTTACAGTGATGAACAaacaaacattaaaaagaaaagggGAAAATACTCATCAAAAACAATTGTCAGTATCTGACAATGCTGAAACTCCATCAAGTGCGAAGCATGTCAAAGTGGTACAATACAACAAG ATAATTAATGTCGCAAAGGAGGAGAGTGATAATAACGTACCTCATGATCTGTCAGACAAAATAAAGGTGAAATCGCAGTCTGATAACAAGGAGAATAAAACGCACGCAGACGCATCGAAAAAAGATAAcgtagatataaataataaagtctcTAATAAAGATTTTAGTTGGAATGCAAGTATGACGAAAAAATCGAAGCTGTTGCAAAATAATACCCAAAAGGAGGAAAAAGGTTCACAGGAAGACCCAAAGTCGCTGCTCAACAATATCGTGCCATCGCAGGATGAGCTAGAAAAACTCGACTCTAACGTTATGAAAAGCAACAAAGAGATATCGAAAGCTACAGATACTCTATCGTCGGAGAAAGACGCAGCATCCATTGCGGATGGTTACGAATCTAATTCTTATCACAAAGCGGAGATTAGTATTGGCGATCAACTTCCGGCAGCGACTGCATCCAATTATAAAAGAAGTTTAGATGGCGAAGATGTCgctgttaagaaaaaaaat GAAAAAAATCGTACTCAGAGTCTGCCAGCAACATTGATAACTTCATCACCCCAAGATAACG CGACGGacaaacaagaattaaaaagaaagaggaTACGCTGCTTTTCAAGACGGTTGTCATTATCTTTATTGCCATTGCGAAAGAGACTGCGTGAAACTTCGTCAAGTGTAGAACATATTGAA GTAATTGACATTGAAAATGATGATGACACACCTCACGAGCTATCAGAGAGAATAAATGCGGAATCGCAGTCTGTTAATGAAGAGAATAAAATGCACGCAGAAAGGGAGGAAAAAGGTCCACAGGAAGGCCCAAAGCTGTTCAACAAAACTACGCCATCACAGGAATATACTGAA GAAAGCCCAAAGTCGTTCAACAAGACTATGCCATCACAGAATAATGAGCCAGAGAAACTAGAATCTAACGTTATCAAAGGTAACAAAGAAATATCGAAAGCTACTGATATGCCACTGTCAAAACAAAATGCGGCGCCCATTGCCGATGGTTCTGGTTCTGACTCTAACTCTTCTTGTCACAAAGCGGACATTAATATTGGCAAGCTACTTTCGATAGCGATCGCGGCCAATCGTGAAAGGAGTTCAAATAGCGAAGATTCCGTTATTCAAATCGAAAGTGACACCGAGTTAATGATACCGAAGGATACGAACATTAATGTGCCGAATCAAAGCTCGAACGAATCTGACTACTGTAATACCATGGTAAAACTgccgttaaatttatttaatgagtTCAAGAGAACGTCGATACCGTATAAGGCAAAGCATTCTAGTGAAAGCGTTAAGGAATTGAATACGAAAGTGCAAGTGAGTTTCGCGGGAAATTCTTCGACAATTAGTGCAGTCGAACCGAGAAATACTCAAGAAAACAATCGAGACTTAAGCGTGGTGAAAGTTGAATCGAAGGAGCTTGATGAGTCACATGTTAAGCCAAGAACGTCATCCAACGATACTTCTACTAATAATCTCAC TTTTATTAAGGATGGAGAGGATGAAGAAAAGATAATAAGTAGGAGATTGACAGTAAAACAAAGTAAGAATCATAAGTATaaatacacacacgcacgctcCCGGACACTCAAAcacattgtttaa
- the LOC105200147 gene encoding dentin sialophosphoprotein isoform X2, whose amino-acid sequence MSRQEIEMINTQAKLYRKKYKEWKNNSNYLTKLLSKEKQNNQALLKQNMELMEQNQYLKLVCNKRNIVISSVLNNAKKVQKMLGTITGYVTNISMCQKELNASNAVNLSSTSIENKSPNRISTKLPAKNVVKPMVNEHTKPMINLTQVNIENINNVSKPSKLSDIKQEITTPTRSPKINETRSPITSLFSTPLNNENDVMNKQTLKRKGENTHQKQLSVSDNAETPSSAKHVKVVQYNKIINVAKEESDNNVPHDLSDKIKVKSQSDNKENKTHADASKKDNVDINNKVSNKDFSWNASMTKKSKLLQNNTQKEEKGSQEDPKSLLNNIVPSQDELEKLDSNVMKSNKEISKATDTLSSEKDAASIADGYESNSYHKAEISIGDQLPAATASNYKRSLDGEDVAVKKKNEKNRTQSLPATLITSSPQDNATDKQELKRKRIRCFSRRLSLSLLPLRKRLRETSSSVEHIEVIDIENDDDTPHELSERINAESQSVNEENKMHAEREEKGPQEGPKLFNKTTPSQEYTEESPKSFNKTMPSQNNEPEKLESNVIKGNKEISKATDMPLSKQNAAPIADGSGSDSNSSCHKADINIGKLLSIAIAANRERSSNSEDSVIQIESDTELMIPKDTNINVPNQSSNESDYCNTMVKLPLNLFNEFKRTSIPYKAKHSSESVKELNTKVQVSFAGNSSTISAVEPRNTQENNRDLSVVKVESKELDESHVKPRTSSNDTSTNNLTFIKDGEDEEKIISRRLTVKQSKNHKYKYTHARSRTLKHIV is encoded by the exons ATGTCGAGACAAGAAATCGAGATGATTAACACACAGGCAAAACTCTACAGGAAAA aatATAAAGAATGGAAGAACAACAGCAATTATTTGACCAAGTTGCtatcaaaagaaaaacaaaacaatcaGGCATTACTCAAACAAAACATGGAGCTAATGGAACAAAATCAATACTTAAAACTAGTATGCAACAAACGAAAT ATTGTAATTTCTAGTGTACTGAATAACGCAAAAAAAGTACAGAAAATGTTAGGCACAATAACTGgatatgtaacaaatatttccATGTGCCAAAAGGAGCTTAATGCTTCCAATGCTGTGAACCTGTCATCTACTTCAATCG AGAATAAATCGCCCAACAGAATATCGACAAAATTACCAGCCAAAAATGTAGTGAAACCTATGGTGAATGAGCACACTAAACCTATGATTAATTTAACTCAGGTtaacatagaaaatattaataatgtatcaaAACCATCAAAACTGAGTgatataaaacaagaaataactACACCTACTAGAAGTCCAAAAATTAACGAGACTAGATCACCAATTACTTCCTTATTCTCTACACCTCTAAATAat GAAAATGATG TGATGAACAaacaaacattaaaaagaaaagggGAAAATACTCATCAAAAACAATTGTCAGTATCTGACAATGCTGAAACTCCATCAAGTGCGAAGCATGTCAAAGTGGTACAATACAACAAG ATAATTAATGTCGCAAAGGAGGAGAGTGATAATAACGTACCTCATGATCTGTCAGACAAAATAAAGGTGAAATCGCAGTCTGATAACAAGGAGAATAAAACGCACGCAGACGCATCGAAAAAAGATAAcgtagatataaataataaagtctcTAATAAAGATTTTAGTTGGAATGCAAGTATGACGAAAAAATCGAAGCTGTTGCAAAATAATACCCAAAAGGAGGAAAAAGGTTCACAGGAAGACCCAAAGTCGCTGCTCAACAATATCGTGCCATCGCAGGATGAGCTAGAAAAACTCGACTCTAACGTTATGAAAAGCAACAAAGAGATATCGAAAGCTACAGATACTCTATCGTCGGAGAAAGACGCAGCATCCATTGCGGATGGTTACGAATCTAATTCTTATCACAAAGCGGAGATTAGTATTGGCGATCAACTTCCGGCAGCGACTGCATCCAATTATAAAAGAAGTTTAGATGGCGAAGATGTCgctgttaagaaaaaaaat GAAAAAAATCGTACTCAGAGTCTGCCAGCAACATTGATAACTTCATCACCCCAAGATAACG CGACGGacaaacaagaattaaaaagaaagaggaTACGCTGCTTTTCAAGACGGTTGTCATTATCTTTATTGCCATTGCGAAAGAGACTGCGTGAAACTTCGTCAAGTGTAGAACATATTGAA GTAATTGACATTGAAAATGATGATGACACACCTCACGAGCTATCAGAGAGAATAAATGCGGAATCGCAGTCTGTTAATGAAGAGAATAAAATGCACGCAGAAAGGGAGGAAAAAGGTCCACAGGAAGGCCCAAAGCTGTTCAACAAAACTACGCCATCACAGGAATATACTGAA GAAAGCCCAAAGTCGTTCAACAAGACTATGCCATCACAGAATAATGAGCCAGAGAAACTAGAATCTAACGTTATCAAAGGTAACAAAGAAATATCGAAAGCTACTGATATGCCACTGTCAAAACAAAATGCGGCGCCCATTGCCGATGGTTCTGGTTCTGACTCTAACTCTTCTTGTCACAAAGCGGACATTAATATTGGCAAGCTACTTTCGATAGCGATCGCGGCCAATCGTGAAAGGAGTTCAAATAGCGAAGATTCCGTTATTCAAATCGAAAGTGACACCGAGTTAATGATACCGAAGGATACGAACATTAATGTGCCGAATCAAAGCTCGAACGAATCTGACTACTGTAATACCATGGTAAAACTgccgttaaatttatttaatgagtTCAAGAGAACGTCGATACCGTATAAGGCAAAGCATTCTAGTGAAAGCGTTAAGGAATTGAATACGAAAGTGCAAGTGAGTTTCGCGGGAAATTCTTCGACAATTAGTGCAGTCGAACCGAGAAATACTCAAGAAAACAATCGAGACTTAAGCGTGGTGAAAGTTGAATCGAAGGAGCTTGATGAGTCACATGTTAAGCCAAGAACGTCATCCAACGATACTTCTACTAATAATCTCAC TTTTATTAAGGATGGAGAGGATGAAGAAAAGATAATAAGTAGGAGATTGACAGTAAAACAAAGTAAGAATCATAAGTATaaatacacacacgcacgctcCCGGACACTCAAAcacattgtttaa
- the LOC105200147 gene encoding putative leucine-rich repeat-containing protein DDB_G0290503 isoform X4, translated as MSRQEIEMINTQAKLYRKKYKEWKNNSNYLTKLLSKEKQNNQALLKQNMELMEQNQYLKLVCNKRNIVISSVLNNAKKVQKMLGTITGYVTNISMCQKELNASNAVNLSSTSIENKSPNRISTKLPAKNVVKPMVNEHTKPMINLTQVNIENINNVSKPSKLSDIKQEITTPTRSPKINETRSPITSLFSTPLNNENDDTLTVMNKQTLKRKGENTHQKQLSVSDNAETPSSAKHVKVVQYNKIINVAKEESDNNVPHDLSDKIKVKSQSDNKENKTHADASKKDNVDINNKVSNKDFSWNASMTKKSKLLQNNTQKEEKGSQEDPKSLLNNIVPSQDELEKLDSNVMKSNKEISKATDTLSSEKDAASIADGYESNSYHKAEISIGDQLPAATASNYKRSLDGEDVAVKKKNEKNRTQSLPATLITSSPQDNATDKQELKRKRIRCFSRRLSLSLLPLRKRLRETSSSVEHIEVIDIENDDDTPHELSERINAESQSVNEENKMHAEREEKGPQEGPKLFNKTTPSQEYTEESPKSFNKTMPSQNNEPEKLESNVIKGNKEISKATDMPLSKQNAAPIADGSGSDSNSSCHKADINIGKLLSIAIAANRERSSNSEDSVIQIESDTELMIPKDTNINVPNQSSNESDYCNTMVKLPLNLFNEFKRTSIPYKAKHSSESVKELNTKVQVSFAGNSSTISAVEPRNTQENNRDLSVVKVESKELDESHVKPRTSSNDTSTNNLTFIKDGEDEEKIISRRLTVKQIKQLL; from the exons ATGTCGAGACAAGAAATCGAGATGATTAACACACAGGCAAAACTCTACAGGAAAA aatATAAAGAATGGAAGAACAACAGCAATTATTTGACCAAGTTGCtatcaaaagaaaaacaaaacaatcaGGCATTACTCAAACAAAACATGGAGCTAATGGAACAAAATCAATACTTAAAACTAGTATGCAACAAACGAAAT ATTGTAATTTCTAGTGTACTGAATAACGCAAAAAAAGTACAGAAAATGTTAGGCACAATAACTGgatatgtaacaaatatttccATGTGCCAAAAGGAGCTTAATGCTTCCAATGCTGTGAACCTGTCATCTACTTCAATCG AGAATAAATCGCCCAACAGAATATCGACAAAATTACCAGCCAAAAATGTAGTGAAACCTATGGTGAATGAGCACACTAAACCTATGATTAATTTAACTCAGGTtaacatagaaaatattaataatgtatcaaAACCATCAAAACTGAGTgatataaaacaagaaataactACACCTACTAGAAGTCCAAAAATTAACGAGACTAGATCACCAATTACTTCCTTATTCTCTACACCTCTAAATAat GAAAATGATG ATACACTTACAGTGATGAACAaacaaacattaaaaagaaaagggGAAAATACTCATCAAAAACAATTGTCAGTATCTGACAATGCTGAAACTCCATCAAGTGCGAAGCATGTCAAAGTGGTACAATACAACAAG ATAATTAATGTCGCAAAGGAGGAGAGTGATAATAACGTACCTCATGATCTGTCAGACAAAATAAAGGTGAAATCGCAGTCTGATAACAAGGAGAATAAAACGCACGCAGACGCATCGAAAAAAGATAAcgtagatataaataataaagtctcTAATAAAGATTTTAGTTGGAATGCAAGTATGACGAAAAAATCGAAGCTGTTGCAAAATAATACCCAAAAGGAGGAAAAAGGTTCACAGGAAGACCCAAAGTCGCTGCTCAACAATATCGTGCCATCGCAGGATGAGCTAGAAAAACTCGACTCTAACGTTATGAAAAGCAACAAAGAGATATCGAAAGCTACAGATACTCTATCGTCGGAGAAAGACGCAGCATCCATTGCGGATGGTTACGAATCTAATTCTTATCACAAAGCGGAGATTAGTATTGGCGATCAACTTCCGGCAGCGACTGCATCCAATTATAAAAGAAGTTTAGATGGCGAAGATGTCgctgttaagaaaaaaaat GAAAAAAATCGTACTCAGAGTCTGCCAGCAACATTGATAACTTCATCACCCCAAGATAACG CGACGGacaaacaagaattaaaaagaaagaggaTACGCTGCTTTTCAAGACGGTTGTCATTATCTTTATTGCCATTGCGAAAGAGACTGCGTGAAACTTCGTCAAGTGTAGAACATATTGAA GTAATTGACATTGAAAATGATGATGACACACCTCACGAGCTATCAGAGAGAATAAATGCGGAATCGCAGTCTGTTAATGAAGAGAATAAAATGCACGCAGAAAGGGAGGAAAAAGGTCCACAGGAAGGCCCAAAGCTGTTCAACAAAACTACGCCATCACAGGAATATACTGAA GAAAGCCCAAAGTCGTTCAACAAGACTATGCCATCACAGAATAATGAGCCAGAGAAACTAGAATCTAACGTTATCAAAGGTAACAAAGAAATATCGAAAGCTACTGATATGCCACTGTCAAAACAAAATGCGGCGCCCATTGCCGATGGTTCTGGTTCTGACTCTAACTCTTCTTGTCACAAAGCGGACATTAATATTGGCAAGCTACTTTCGATAGCGATCGCGGCCAATCGTGAAAGGAGTTCAAATAGCGAAGATTCCGTTATTCAAATCGAAAGTGACACCGAGTTAATGATACCGAAGGATACGAACATTAATGTGCCGAATCAAAGCTCGAACGAATCTGACTACTGTAATACCATGGTAAAACTgccgttaaatttatttaatgagtTCAAGAGAACGTCGATACCGTATAAGGCAAAGCATTCTAGTGAAAGCGTTAAGGAATTGAATACGAAAGTGCAAGTGAGTTTCGCGGGAAATTCTTCGACAATTAGTGCAGTCGAACCGAGAAATACTCAAGAAAACAATCGAGACTTAAGCGTGGTGAAAGTTGAATCGAAGGAGCTTGATGAGTCACATGTTAAGCCAAGAACGTCATCCAACGATACTTCTACTAATAATCTCAC TTTTATTAAGGATGGAGAGGATGAAGAAAAGATAATAAGTAGGAGATTGACAGTAAAACAAA TAAAGCAGTTATTGTAA